The Microbacterium sp. SORGH_AS_0862 genome has a segment encoding these proteins:
- a CDS encoding NAD(P)-dependent oxidoreductase gives MTGPTPRTIVTGAGGYLGPHVVSALADRGHEVVAVVRPGSTTLLDARATRFEADILAPEFDIPSWGRSDAVVHLAWKDGFTHNSRAHMEQLSAHYRLLSSLADADVARIVALGTMHEIGYWEGAIEADTPTAPKSLYGIAKDALRRALEVDVAPRTSLAWARAYYIYGDDRRNKSIFTKLLEAADEGRSTFPFTSGRNEYDFIRVEELGRQLAALTDAVDVVGTLNCSTGVPVSLAAKVEEFIAENSLALKLEYGAFPDRPYDSPGVWGDATVIREVMSRG, from the coding sequence GTGACCGGACCCACCCCACGCACCATCGTCACCGGCGCAGGCGGTTATCTCGGGCCGCACGTGGTCAGCGCACTCGCCGACCGCGGGCATGAGGTCGTTGCCGTCGTGCGACCCGGTTCGACCACCCTGCTCGATGCACGCGCAACCCGTTTCGAGGCTGACATCCTCGCCCCGGAGTTCGACATCCCCTCATGGGGTCGCTCGGATGCGGTCGTTCACCTCGCGTGGAAGGACGGCTTCACCCACAACTCGCGCGCGCACATGGAGCAGCTCTCCGCCCACTACCGGCTGCTCAGTTCCCTGGCCGACGCCGATGTGGCCCGCATCGTCGCGCTGGGCACGATGCACGAGATCGGCTACTGGGAGGGCGCGATCGAGGCGGACACTCCGACGGCCCCGAAGTCGCTGTACGGCATCGCCAAGGACGCTCTGCGTCGAGCCCTCGAGGTGGACGTCGCGCCGCGGACCAGCCTGGCGTGGGCTCGCGCGTACTACATCTATGGCGACGATCGCCGCAACAAGTCGATCTTCACGAAGCTGTTGGAAGCCGCCGACGAGGGACGCAGCACCTTCCCCTTCACATCGGGCCGCAACGAGTACGACTTCATCCGGGTCGAAGAGCTCGGCCGGCAACTGGCCGCGCTCACCGACGCCGTAGACGTCGTCGGCACCCTCAACTGCTCGACGGGTGTTCCGGTCAGCTTGGCCGCGAAGGTCGAGGAGTTCATCGCCGAGAACTCTCTGGCCCTGAAGCTCGAGTACGGCGCTTTCCCTGACCGCCCTTACGATTCGCCCGGAGTCTGGGGCGACGCCACCGTCATCCGCGAAGTGATGTCGCGCGGCTGA
- a CDS encoding glycosyltransferase has product MTDTAPAPAPLVSVIVPVYNSVAFVRACAESILRQTHRNLQLILVDDGSTDGSAQLCDDLAREDARVLAIHQRNGGIGAAQNAGLDAAAGELITFCDNDDLMSPHLITRLVAIMMESGADMSCCRWRNVGASVAERELEAHRDDPPGRWIVFDDPARSYQSVFSLALRRATGQELKYFSEANWGKLYRSSLFDGVRFPEGRYAQDVAVAMDLYTSMHTVASCEDELYYWLQRGDSVSHSLRSAGYYHDIVTAHAASFRVAQRAGITPARAYYGLTALSYEKRSARTPQEREQYERDHALVRGLHRSLSLRARAWCALLLAIRRLEVVVYNRTVHRRR; this is encoded by the coding sequence GTGACGGACACCGCCCCCGCCCCCGCCCCACTGGTATCGGTCATCGTGCCCGTATACAACTCCGTGGCCTTTGTGCGCGCCTGCGCAGAGTCGATCCTGCGGCAGACGCACCGGAACCTGCAGCTCATCCTCGTGGACGACGGATCCACCGACGGGTCGGCGCAGCTCTGCGACGATCTGGCACGCGAAGATGCCCGCGTCCTCGCCATCCACCAGCGCAACGGCGGGATCGGCGCCGCGCAGAACGCGGGACTGGATGCGGCAGCCGGTGAGCTGATCACTTTCTGCGACAACGACGATCTCATGAGCCCCCACCTCATTACGCGACTCGTCGCGATCATGATGGAATCCGGTGCGGATATGAGCTGCTGCCGCTGGCGCAATGTCGGGGCGAGCGTGGCGGAGCGCGAACTCGAGGCGCACCGTGACGATCCACCCGGGCGCTGGATCGTATTCGACGACCCGGCGCGCAGCTACCAGTCGGTCTTCAGCCTTGCGTTGCGTCGTGCGACCGGCCAGGAACTGAAGTACTTCAGCGAAGCGAACTGGGGCAAGCTCTACCGGAGCTCCCTCTTCGACGGCGTCCGGTTCCCCGAAGGCCGCTATGCGCAGGATGTCGCCGTCGCGATGGATCTCTACACCTCGATGCACACCGTGGCGTCCTGCGAGGATGAGCTGTACTACTGGCTGCAGCGCGGCGACAGCGTGTCGCACTCCCTGCGGTCAGCGGGTTACTACCACGACATCGTGACCGCCCACGCGGCCTCATTCCGCGTTGCGCAGCGGGCCGGCATAACACCGGCGCGCGCCTATTACGGGTTGACGGCGCTCTCCTACGAGAAGCGCAGCGCGCGCACCCCGCAAGAACGCGAGCAGTACGAGCGAGACCATGCGCTCGTGCGCGGCCTCCATCGGTCACTCAGTCTCCGCGCGCGCGCTTGGTGCGCTCTCCTGCTTGCCATCAGACGCCTCGAGGTCGTCGTCTACAACCGCACGGTGCACCGGCGTCGCTGA
- a CDS encoding ABC transporter permease, translated as MDTTARFSRLAASPFTRTDASGLALPVKGGKIREIFERRELLALLVRRDLQSRYRDSVLGFLWTLIRPIIVFVMYFVVLGKFLRAAEGVPDFAVYLFSGLTLYAFFSEMVVGATSSILANSGLVKKIYLPREIFPLASVGGAGFMFLVQCLVLLVAAVALQALPAPVDMLWFFPSVALMLVYGIAVGLLLSALNVYLRDIQYLTDLLVMLAMWGSPIVYTWTMASSAFQSMRVPGWVFEIYINNPITLGVLGFHRAFWGGGTAADYPPELGLRMLIAGLIGLVLVFFAHRVFTRLQGNFAQEL; from the coding sequence GTGGACACGACGGCCCGATTTTCCCGACTCGCGGCATCGCCCTTCACCCGGACGGATGCGTCCGGACTTGCACTGCCGGTCAAGGGCGGCAAGATCAGGGAGATCTTCGAACGTCGCGAGCTGCTCGCGCTGCTGGTACGACGAGACCTCCAGTCGCGCTACCGCGACAGCGTCCTGGGTTTCCTCTGGACACTCATCCGCCCGATCATCGTCTTCGTCATGTACTTCGTGGTGCTCGGCAAGTTCCTCCGAGCCGCGGAGGGCGTCCCGGACTTCGCCGTCTATCTGTTCTCGGGTCTGACCCTTTATGCCTTCTTCTCGGAGATGGTGGTCGGTGCGACGAGCTCGATTCTGGCCAACTCCGGCCTGGTGAAGAAGATCTACCTCCCGCGTGAGATCTTCCCGCTCGCGAGTGTCGGCGGCGCGGGGTTCATGTTCCTCGTCCAGTGCCTGGTACTGCTGGTCGCGGCCGTCGCGCTGCAGGCGCTGCCGGCCCCCGTCGACATGCTCTGGTTCTTCCCGTCGGTGGCGCTGATGCTCGTCTACGGAATCGCAGTGGGTCTGCTGCTCTCGGCGCTGAACGTGTATCTCCGCGACATCCAATACCTGACCGACCTGCTCGTGATGCTCGCCATGTGGGGCTCTCCCATCGTCTACACCTGGACCATGGCGTCGTCGGCGTTTCAGTCGATGCGCGTTCCGGGCTGGGTGTTCGAGATCTACATCAACAACCCGATCACGCTGGGAGTGCTGGGCTTCCACCGCGCCTTCTGGGGCGGCGGAACGGCGGCCGACTACCCGCCGGAACTCGGACTGCGGATGCTGATCGCCGGCCTCATCGGTCTCGTTCTCGTGTTCTTTGCACACCGGGTTTTCACCCGGTTGCAGGGCAATTTCGCGCAGGAGCTGTGA
- a CDS encoding glycosyltransferase, whose amino-acid sequence MPPSHTPSIAAIVPCYNEELAIGKVVADLREAVPEMAIYVYDNNSSDETARVAREAGAIVRHESTKGKGNVVRRAFADVEADIYVLIDGDDTYATRDLPRMIDALRSGPFDHVLGVRRQETAGAYRPGHELGNKGFNWFVSRVFKSRVEDMLSGYRVFSRRFVKSFPALSREFEIETELTVHAMSLRVPQVEVPVGFKDRPAGSESKLRTYHDGFRILSLIIGLIRHERPFLFYGIVGVLLALVALLIGAPVVAEYFQTGLVPRLPSALLSVGIAILAFLSWTIGLILDGVLKARREFSRLNYLTHAAVLGED is encoded by the coding sequence ATGCCCCCGTCCCACACGCCGTCTATTGCCGCCATCGTGCCGTGCTACAACGAAGAACTCGCGATCGGCAAGGTCGTCGCTGATCTGCGCGAAGCCGTGCCCGAGATGGCCATCTACGTCTATGACAACAACAGTTCGGATGAGACGGCGCGCGTGGCCCGCGAGGCGGGCGCGATCGTGCGGCACGAGTCCACCAAGGGCAAAGGCAACGTGGTACGTCGTGCCTTCGCCGACGTGGAGGCCGACATCTACGTCCTCATCGACGGCGACGACACGTACGCGACGCGCGACCTGCCCCGCATGATCGATGCACTCCGTTCCGGCCCGTTCGACCATGTTCTCGGCGTGCGTCGCCAAGAGACGGCCGGTGCCTACCGGCCGGGGCACGAGCTGGGCAACAAGGGCTTTAACTGGTTCGTGAGCCGCGTCTTCAAGTCGCGCGTGGAAGACATGCTCAGCGGCTACCGCGTCTTCTCCCGCCGCTTCGTCAAGAGTTTCCCGGCGCTGTCGCGCGAGTTCGAGATCGAGACCGAGCTCACGGTGCACGCCATGAGCCTGCGTGTTCCGCAGGTCGAGGTTCCCGTCGGATTCAAGGATCGCCCCGCAGGCAGCGAGAGCAAGCTCAGAACCTACCACGACGGGTTCCGAATCCTCTCGCTCATCATCGGCCTCATCCGTCACGAGCGCCCGTTCCTCTTCTATGGAATCGTGGGCGTGTTGCTTGCGCTGGTCGCTCTGCTGATCGGCGCACCTGTCGTAGCGGAGTACTTCCAGACAGGTCTCGTCCCCCGGCTTCCTTCCGCCCTCCTCAGCGTCGGCATCGCGATCCTGGCCTTTCTGTCCTGGACGATCGGACTGATCCTCGACGGCGTGCTCAAGGCGCGTCGCGAGTTCAGCCGCTTGAACTACCTCACTCACGCCGCCGTGCTCGGCGAAGACTGA
- a CDS encoding ABC transporter ATP-binding protein: protein MDDVSLTIQAGTTVGLLGPNGSGKSTLLKLIGGIVSPSSGRVLTRGRMAALLELGAGFHPDLSGRENVYLNASIMGLSREETERQFDAIHEFSGIGDFIDTQVKFYSSGMFVRLAFAVAVHTDPDVLLVDEVLAVGDEAFQRKCMERIAKFRTEGRTIILVSHSAAQVAELCDRGIVLKDGDLVFDGTANDAIAALRDVLEGRRVGEKPPPEPEKPIEVKRIQVLDAQGAPVKIIRPGEPITVRLHVRARGPMPRWATGFSIDTPTGQMVLASNTERLGIDLPPLESRTGYMDFAIESANFGPGQYFVNANASEVIDIDSHVLWQGARFTVKDDSANLGTVAARITAS, encoded by the coding sequence GTGGATGATGTGTCGCTCACCATTCAGGCCGGCACCACCGTCGGGCTGCTCGGCCCCAACGGGTCGGGCAAGAGCACGCTGCTCAAGCTCATCGGCGGCATCGTCTCGCCGAGTTCCGGGCGCGTACTGACTCGTGGTCGGATGGCGGCGCTGCTCGAGCTCGGTGCGGGATTCCATCCGGACCTGAGTGGGCGTGAGAACGTCTACCTCAACGCTTCGATCATGGGGCTCAGTCGCGAGGAGACCGAACGGCAGTTCGATGCCATTCACGAGTTCAGTGGCATCGGCGATTTCATCGACACCCAGGTGAAGTTCTATTCATCCGGCATGTTCGTGCGTCTGGCCTTCGCCGTCGCGGTGCACACCGATCCCGACGTGCTGCTCGTCGACGAAGTGCTCGCGGTCGGTGACGAGGCGTTCCAACGCAAGTGCATGGAGCGCATCGCGAAGTTCCGCACGGAAGGGCGGACCATCATCCTGGTCTCGCATTCCGCAGCACAGGTCGCAGAGCTGTGCGATCGCGGCATCGTCCTCAAAGACGGCGATCTCGTCTTCGACGGCACGGCGAACGACGCCATCGCGGCCTTGCGCGATGTCCTCGAAGGTCGCCGCGTGGGGGAGAAGCCTCCGCCAGAGCCGGAGAAACCCATCGAGGTGAAACGTATCCAGGTACTGGACGCACAGGGCGCCCCGGTCAAGATCATCCGGCCCGGAGAACCGATCACGGTGCGCCTGCACGTGCGTGCGCGTGGGCCTATGCCGCGCTGGGCAACAGGCTTCAGCATCGACACCCCCACGGGGCAGATGGTGCTCGCCTCGAATACCGAACGACTCGGCATCGATCTCCCTCCGCTGGAGTCCCGCACCGGATACATGGACTTCGCCATCGAGAGTGCCAACTTCGGCCCGGGGCAGTACTTCGTCAATGCGAATGCGTCGGAAGTCATAGACATCGACTCGCACGTCCTGTGGCAGGGTGCGCGTTTCACCGTGAAGGACGACAGCGCCAATCTCGGAACCGTCGCGGCGCGGATCACCGCGAGTTAG
- a CDS encoding NAD(P)-dependent oxidoreductase, which translates to MPSRRTGGVLVTGGAGFIGSALSRLAAPSAARWVALDSLNRRIHETPGRPPALDPAAELVVGDIVDERAWDEVLDDWHPDTVVHLAAETDTGLSLTSPTRFTRTNVDGTAQLLEALDRHDARPRRIVVASSRAVYGEGTWTDRRTGAAGPRPQRSRQQLQQGQWDFPDASPVVTRAGVTREHPTNVYGVTKLAQEGLLSSWCGAYDVALTILRLQNVYGPGQSLINPYTGILALFVRQSAAGIPIGVYEDGQMLRDFVHIDDVARAFATVVGDGYTEPGVRTLDIGTGRPATVLEMASALAASFGAPSPVITGEFREGDIRHAWCTVDEASEHLGWRARVDWEDGLRDYADWYRKRQEQAS; encoded by the coding sequence ATGCCCTCTCGTCGAACCGGCGGCGTGCTCGTCACCGGCGGAGCAGGCTTCATCGGCAGTGCGTTGTCACGACTCGCCGCACCCAGCGCCGCGCGCTGGGTCGCGCTCGACTCGCTCAATCGCCGCATCCACGAGACTCCCGGACGCCCGCCCGCCCTCGACCCTGCCGCCGAACTGGTCGTCGGCGACATCGTCGATGAGCGCGCCTGGGACGAGGTCCTGGACGATTGGCACCCCGACACCGTCGTCCACCTCGCAGCAGAGACGGATACGGGGCTGTCGCTGACCTCCCCGACACGATTCACCCGCACCAACGTGGACGGCACGGCACAACTGCTCGAAGCACTCGACCGCCACGACGCTCGTCCCCGCCGCATCGTGGTCGCGTCCTCGCGCGCCGTCTACGGCGAAGGAACCTGGACCGACCGACGCACCGGAGCAGCGGGGCCACGTCCCCAGCGCAGTCGACAGCAGCTGCAGCAAGGCCAATGGGATTTCCCCGACGCGTCGCCGGTCGTCACGCGCGCGGGTGTCACCCGCGAGCACCCCACGAATGTGTACGGCGTCACGAAGCTGGCTCAAGAAGGGCTGCTCAGCTCGTGGTGCGGAGCGTACGACGTCGCCTTGACTATCCTGCGACTGCAGAATGTCTACGGCCCGGGCCAGTCGCTGATCAACCCCTACACCGGCATCCTGGCGCTGTTCGTGCGCCAGTCGGCCGCGGGAATACCTATCGGCGTCTACGAGGACGGTCAGATGCTCCGCGACTTCGTCCACATCGACGACGTGGCACGCGCGTTCGCCACTGTCGTCGGAGACGGGTATACCGAACCCGGCGTCCGAACGCTCGACATCGGCACGGGCCGGCCGGCGACGGTGCTGGAGATGGCCTCCGCACTCGCCGCGAGCTTCGGTGCTCCGTCCCCGGTGATCACCGGGGAGTTCCGCGAGGGAGACATCCGTCACGCCTGGTGCACCGTGGACGAGGCGTCCGAGCATCTCGGCTGGCGGGCGCGCGTCGACTGGGAGGACGGCCTCCGCGACTACGCCGACTGGTATCGCAAACGACAGGAACAGGCATCGTGA
- a CDS encoding GtrA family protein encodes MTEPGRLGALARRGGAFLVVGGAAFLVDAAVFNLLAFGLTGVGPLYDVPLIAKIVAITVATVATYVGNRYWTFGSRHIERRFNRYVIFVILNLVAMGLQLGCLAFSRYVLHLEGPLPDNISGTLVGQALATIFRFFTYDRWVFPDARPKAAAGTEGAGV; translated from the coding sequence GTGACGGAACCGGGCAGACTGGGAGCACTTGCGCGCCGTGGCGGCGCGTTCCTGGTGGTCGGCGGTGCGGCGTTCCTGGTTGACGCCGCCGTCTTCAACCTCCTGGCCTTCGGGCTGACCGGAGTGGGCCCGCTCTACGACGTCCCCTTGATCGCCAAGATCGTCGCGATCACCGTTGCAACGGTCGCGACGTACGTCGGCAACCGCTACTGGACATTCGGGTCTCGCCACATCGAGCGCCGCTTCAACCGGTACGTGATCTTCGTCATCCTCAATCTGGTGGCGATGGGGCTGCAGCTCGGATGTCTCGCTTTTTCGCGGTACGTGCTGCATCTGGAGGGGCCGCTGCCGGACAACATCTCCGGCACGCTCGTTGGACAGGCGCTCGCCACGATCTTCCGTTTCTTCACTTACGACCGATGGGTCTTCCCTGACGCTCGCCCGAAGGCTGCCGCCGGCACGGAGGGCGCTGGCGTCTAG
- a CDS encoding DUF2142 domain-containing protein, with amino-acid sequence MSASVASAVPAQRSSTRRTIWITWILAFVFLGSWSFASPHMASPDEPAHAAKAAATVRGDFVADESDYNPGRGTFALPDLFQQAWAQACYAFQPDTPASCAAPIAGDLNETVEVASHVARYNPLYYAIIGIPSLFPLSEWTFTAMRLMSAALNAGLVALTFGVLSTLRRRALPTVGVLAAMTPMTFFIGGSMTPQGPEIFGAILVAVSLLSIVFEPHPGLLRVRSWSLVAGAAFFVLARGLSPLYVALIVALVMLAAPRFRVIADVVRDRKFWLPLAACVVLGVTALVYTLASGSLALGIVYPDPTLTARDVVSQMVHNTDYYLEQILGTFGWGDVHLPVWLLVLIGGVSVTIAILGLSFAGWRGRLAVALVLLLSFALPIVVQLGSFHQSGMVWQGKYVLPLAVLAPLLSGFLAARTSVLDRASGAILRVVVVLVGAYQIVALAFNLHRYVNGANGPWVSLIADPWLPLIPIALILAAALASWIITAVLLTRTSRRDAVDAPQPLSAT; translated from the coding sequence GTGTCTGCCTCCGTTGCTTCCGCCGTGCCCGCTCAGCGATCGTCGACGCGCCGAACCATCTGGATCACGTGGATCCTTGCCTTCGTCTTTCTGGGCTCGTGGTCGTTCGCGAGCCCGCACATGGCTTCTCCCGATGAGCCGGCCCACGCTGCCAAGGCGGCTGCGACCGTGCGAGGCGACTTCGTCGCCGATGAGTCGGACTACAACCCCGGCCGCGGGACCTTCGCGTTGCCGGATCTGTTCCAGCAGGCGTGGGCCCAGGCCTGCTACGCATTCCAGCCGGATACGCCCGCCAGTTGCGCCGCGCCCATCGCCGGCGATCTGAACGAGACGGTGGAAGTGGCCTCGCACGTCGCTCGTTACAATCCCCTGTACTACGCGATCATCGGTATCCCCTCGCTCTTCCCCCTCTCGGAGTGGACCTTCACCGCCATGCGGCTGATGAGTGCTGCTCTCAACGCCGGACTCGTCGCGCTCACCTTCGGCGTGCTGAGCACTCTGCGCCGCCGAGCACTGCCCACGGTGGGCGTGTTGGCAGCGATGACGCCAATGACCTTCTTCATCGGCGGGTCGATGACGCCGCAGGGGCCCGAGATCTTCGGTGCGATCCTCGTCGCCGTCAGCCTCTTGAGCATCGTCTTCGAGCCGCATCCCGGCCTGCTCCGAGTGCGTTCGTGGAGCCTCGTGGCCGGCGCCGCCTTCTTCGTGCTCGCGCGCGGGCTCAGCCCGCTCTACGTCGCCCTGATCGTCGCGCTGGTCATGCTGGCTGCGCCTCGGTTCCGCGTCATCGCCGATGTCGTCCGAGACAGAAAGTTCTGGCTCCCCTTGGCTGCGTGCGTCGTCCTCGGGGTCACAGCGCTCGTCTACACGCTCGCCTCCGGAAGCCTGGCCCTCGGCATCGTCTACCCTGATCCCACCCTGACCGCGCGGGATGTCGTGTCGCAGATGGTGCACAACACCGACTACTACCTCGAGCAGATCCTCGGCACCTTCGGGTGGGGAGACGTGCACCTTCCGGTGTGGCTGCTGGTGCTGATCGGCGGAGTGAGTGTGACCATAGCGATTCTCGGGCTGTCGTTCGCCGGTTGGCGCGGACGTCTGGCCGTGGCCCTCGTCCTCCTGCTGTCGTTCGCGCTTCCGATCGTGGTGCAGCTGGGGAGCTTCCACCAGTCGGGCATGGTGTGGCAGGGCAAGTATGTGCTGCCTCTGGCCGTTCTGGCGCCGCTGCTCTCAGGATTCCTCGCCGCCCGGACTTCGGTGCTGGATAGGGCATCGGGGGCCATCTTGCGAGTGGTCGTCGTCCTCGTCGGCGCCTACCAGATCGTGGCTCTGGCCTTCAACCTGCACCGCTACGTGAACGGCGCCAACGGTCCGTGGGTCAGCCTCATCGCAGACCCCTGGCTCCCGTTGATCCCGATCGCGCTCATCCTCGCGGCAGCGCTGGCCAGTTGGATCATCACCGCCGTGCTGCTCACAAGAACCTCTCGCCGAGACGCCGTCGACGCCCCGCAGCCGCTGTCCGCGACCTGA
- a CDS encoding IS481 family transposase encodes MVHRNARLTVAGRLILVRRVLGGRPVSHVAKEMGVSRQCAHRWLARYRAAGEAGLSDRSSRPVSSPTATAAATAAAVVELRSRERLGRDDIARACGASPRTVSRLIAKAGLPALHELDPVTGIALRASRRTQVRYERDAPGDLIHIDVKKLGRIPEGGGWRVQGPATIDHHSGRDRKVRLGFDYVHVAVDDHSRLAFAQILPDEKGTTCAAFLAAATEFFTRHGIHIREVMTDNAKNYTVSAAFQGQLSLLNARHITTKPHCPWQNGKAERFNRTMQEHWAYRAPYVSNQHRSEALAPWLEHYNYARAHTACGGQPPISRVSPTS; translated from the coding sequence TTGGTCCACCGTAATGCGCGGCTCACTGTCGCGGGTCGTCTGATTCTCGTGCGCCGGGTTCTCGGCGGACGTCCCGTCTCGCACGTTGCCAAGGAGATGGGCGTCTCGCGTCAGTGCGCTCATCGCTGGCTGGCCCGCTACCGCGCTGCGGGCGAAGCAGGGCTGTCCGATCGGTCTTCGCGTCCGGTGTCGTCTCCGACGGCGACTGCCGCCGCGACAGCAGCCGCCGTCGTTGAGCTGCGCTCGCGTGAGCGGCTCGGGCGCGACGACATCGCCCGCGCTTGCGGGGCCAGCCCGCGCACCGTTTCCCGGCTGATCGCGAAGGCGGGGCTGCCGGCGCTGCACGAGCTGGATCCGGTCACCGGCATCGCGTTGCGCGCGTCACGGCGCACCCAGGTCCGCTACGAGCGTGACGCCCCAGGGGATCTGATCCACATCGATGTGAAGAAGCTCGGCCGCATCCCCGAAGGCGGCGGCTGGCGCGTCCAAGGCCCCGCCACGATCGACCATCACAGCGGTCGGGACCGGAAGGTCAGGCTTGGCTTTGACTACGTCCATGTCGCCGTCGACGACCACTCCCGCCTCGCGTTCGCGCAGATCCTGCCGGACGAGAAGGGCACCACCTGCGCAGCGTTCCTCGCCGCCGCGACCGAGTTCTTCACCCGTCACGGGATCCACATCCGTGAGGTCATGACCGACAACGCCAAGAACTACACCGTCTCGGCCGCGTTCCAAGGCCAGCTGTCCCTCCTCAACGCGAGGCACATCACCACCAAGCCGCACTGCCCCTGGCAGAACGGCAAAGCCGAACGATTCAACCGGACCATGCAGGAACACTGGGCCTACCGGGCCCCCTACGTCTCCAACCAGCACCGCTCCGAAGCGCTCGCGCCCTGGCTCGAGCACTACAACTACGCTCGAGCACACACCGCCTGCGGCGGCCAACCCCCAATCAGCCGGGTGTCACCAACCTCATGA
- a CDS encoding acyltransferase — translation MTSLKESFDPRNNAIGFLRWLLAFAVIFSHAGPLAGFYGGHDLGTQFSDEQSLGGVAVAGFFFLSGFLITKSRQGRASTGRYFWRRIMRIFPGWFLVLLVTAYALAPLAWIRERGSIDGFWTATTDSPFTYFSNNMWLPLVQHNIAGMGTSLPFYQLHGGYEWNGSAWTLGFEFAAYIIVGVLGIAGGLVHRAIGGAVAAGIIGLAMMQWFGFGNVTQVTPAFGDYRFLLLLAPFAFGMIFALFGEKIPIDNRLAVVCIAVAGWTYAKGGWLVVGQYAFCYAIIWFAIKAKKLNNWDKHGDFSYGIYIIAWPLMQFAAFFGLQSAGWLVYHLVIVAGCHAYAYLSWHLVERPALQLKDWTPKWLAVALDRTQPLRLRVLGRFDPTYPGRVAARTRALSLKTGGAA, via the coding sequence ATGACGTCATTGAAGGAGAGCTTCGATCCGAGAAATAACGCCATCGGGTTCCTGCGCTGGTTGCTGGCCTTCGCGGTCATCTTCTCCCACGCCGGCCCGCTCGCGGGTTTCTACGGAGGCCACGACCTGGGGACGCAGTTCAGCGACGAGCAGTCGCTCGGCGGCGTCGCCGTCGCGGGGTTCTTCTTCCTCTCGGGATTCCTGATCACGAAGAGTCGGCAGGGGCGAGCGTCGACGGGGCGGTACTTCTGGCGACGCATCATGCGAATCTTCCCCGGCTGGTTCCTCGTTCTGCTGGTGACGGCGTACGCGCTCGCACCCCTCGCCTGGATCCGAGAGCGCGGCTCGATCGACGGCTTCTGGACGGCCACCACCGACTCGCCCTTCACCTACTTCTCGAACAACATGTGGCTGCCCCTTGTGCAGCACAACATCGCCGGTATGGGCACCAGCCTGCCGTTCTACCAACTGCATGGCGGGTACGAATGGAACGGCTCCGCCTGGACGCTCGGATTCGAGTTCGCCGCATACATCATCGTCGGCGTCCTCGGTATCGCCGGTGGGCTGGTGCATCGCGCGATCGGCGGCGCCGTGGCGGCCGGGATCATCGGGCTCGCCATGATGCAGTGGTTCGGTTTCGGCAACGTGACCCAGGTCACGCCCGCATTCGGCGACTATCGGTTCCTGCTGCTGCTCGCCCCGTTCGCCTTCGGCATGATCTTCGCCCTCTTCGGCGAGAAGATCCCGATCGACAACAGGCTGGCCGTGGTGTGCATCGCGGTCGCAGGATGGACGTACGCCAAGGGCGGCTGGCTCGTCGTCGGACAGTATGCCTTCTGCTACGCGATCATCTGGTTCGCGATCAAGGCGAAGAAGCTGAACAACTGGGACAAGCACGGGGACTTCTCCTACGGGATCTACATCATCGCGTGGCCGCTGATGCAGTTCGCGGCGTTCTTCGGCCTCCAGAGCGCGGGTTGGCTGGTCTACCACCTCGTCATCGTCGCCGGCTGCCATGCTTACGCGTACCTGAGCTGGCATCTGGTCGAACGTCCCGCACTGCAGCTCAAGGACTGGACGCCGAAGTGGCTGGCCGTCGCGCTCGACCGAACGCAACCGCTGCGTCTCCGGGTGCTCGGGCGATTCGATCCCACCTACCCGGGCCGCGTGGCAGCGCGAACGCGGGCATTGTCGCTCAAGACGGGAGGTGCCGCGTGA